Below is a window of Yimella sp. cx-51 DNA.
CCGAGGACGCACGGCCAGTGGTCGAGAGGCTCACCGATCGCATGCACTCCCTGAGCCGGGACGATCGCTACGAGGATGCCGCCGAGGTGCGCGACCGGCTGATGTCCTTCGTGCGCGGAGCTGCCAGGTCGCAGCGCATCGCGCCACTGGCGAGTGCATCGGAGGTCGTCGCGGCTCGCCCGGGCGCAGCCGGTGGTTGGGAGATCGTCTGTGTTCGCTACGGCCGCTTCGCGGGCACCACCCTCACCCCGCGTGGCGCCGACCCGATGCCCTATGTCAAGGCCATGTGTGACACAGCGGAGGTGGTCGCGGCGCCCGTCGCACCCGCTCCTGCAGCGCTGCCGGAAGAAACCGAGAAGGTGCTGCACTGGCTCGAACAACCCGGCGTGCGCATCGTCCATGCAGACATCGTGTGGACCTGCCCCGTCAACGGTGCCGGTGCCTCGCGCAGCCAACTCGAGACGCTCATGGACGGCGCCAGCGATAAGGTGAGGATGTGATTTCCGCCATTGTTCTCATCTCAGCCGATGTCCACCGCATCCCCGAGGTCGCTGCCGCGATCGCCGAGATCGAGGGCATCAGCGAGGTCTACTCGGTCACCGGCGATGTCGACCTGATCGCGGTCGCGAAGGTGGCACGTCACGAAGACTTCGCCGACGTCATCGCCGACCGACTCAACAAGGTCGAAGGCGTGATCGATTCGCGCACCCACATCGCTTTCCGCACCTATTCCAAGGACGACCTGGGGGCAGCGTTCGCCCTCGGTCTGGAGTAGGTGGGTCTCAAGCCTGCTGGGTCGCAGCGACCCAACGGTCCAACGCCGCTGCAGCCGCACCGGAATCGATCGACACCCGCGCGGACTCGATGCCACGGCGCAACGCGGCGTTGAGGTCGTCGCTCTCGCCGAACGTGCCGCCGGAGCCGGCAGCCATCACCGCCAAAGCGATGCCGGCGTTGAGGAGCACCGCGTCGCGCACCGGGCCGGTCGCACCGGCCAACAGTTCACGCACCACACCAGCGTTGTATTCACTGTCTCCACCGCGTAGGGACTCCAGCGGCGCACGATCGAGACCGAGTTCGACCGGATCGACGGTGTGCTGGGTGACCTCGCCGTCGTGCACCCACCAGACCGTTGAGGCGGTCGACAAGGTGAGTTCGTCCAGTCCATCGTCACCGCGGAAAACGGCAGCGGCCTGACCGCGTTCGGCGAACACGCCTGCTACCAAGGGGGCGACGCGTGCGTCGGCGACACCGACCGCCCGATAGCGCGGGTTGGCGGGGTTGGTCATGGGTCCGAGCACGTTGAAGGCCGTCGCGATGCCCATCTCACGGCGGGTCGCGGCGGCGTGTCTCATGCTCGGGTGAAAGGTCTGCGCGAAGCAGAAGGTGATGCCGGCGTCCTGCGCCACCTGCACCACCTGCGCAGGGGTGAGGTCGAGACGAACGCCGAGCGCCCCCATCACGTCGGCCGAACCGGTGGAGGATGACGAGGCACGGTTGCCGTGCTTGACGATCTTCGCCCCAGCCCCGGCGCAGACGATGGACGCCATCGAGGAGATGTTGACCGTGTGGGCACGATCACCGCCGGTGCCGACGATGTCGAGGGTTTCGCCGTCGACCACGATCGGCACCGCGTGTTCGACCATCGAGTCGGCCAGCCCACGCAACTCGGCGACCGTCTCGCCCTTGCTGCGCAGGGCGACAAGAAATCCCGCCAACTGCGAAGGCGTGGCATTGCCGGACATGATCTCGTCCATCGCCCACGAGCTCTGCTCGAGCGTGAGATCCGTGCCTTGGATGAGGGTGGTGAGGACGTCCGACCAGGTCAGCTGGACAGACACCCGTTCAGTCCTGTCGGGCGAGGGTGGCGATCGTGTTACACAGCGCCAGCGGGTCGAGCGGGTGCGGCACAGCCGCCTCGGCCATGGACCAGGAGGCCAACCAACCGTCGGCAGCGCGCCCGGTGAGCACCAGCACCTTCGGACAGTTCTCGATCTCATTCTTCAACTGTCGGGTGAGGCCGAGGCCGCCCATGGGCACCGCTTCACCATCGAGGATGAGCAGGTCGTAGTGCTCCTTCTCCACGGCGTCGATAACCGCAGCGGCAGTGGCGCACTCCCGCCAGGCGACGATCTCGACGTCCTTCGCGGGACGACGCCCCACACCGACGCGGACTGCGTCCCTGGTGGCGCTGTCGTCGCTGTAGAGCAGGACGGTCAACTGACGCGGCCCCGAGGGCTGCTCGGAGCGGTCGGCGGTGGCCGCAGGAACCGGGACGTTCGAACTCATGGCGACGATGCTACCGACCCTCTGACGCCGCAGCGTCGCACCTCCGGTCCCATCCGCCGCGATCGGGCAATCGTTGTGAAACGCAAGGAATCCGCCAAGTACGACGGGCACGATCGCGTGACCTTGCCCGTTGAGTCACGGGAAGTTCACGAAATCGGGGGTCGGTCGCGCATGTGCGCCCCGATGGGGCCATAATGGCGCTGTGGCGACAGCAACTACAGCTCCCTCGAGCACCCCCGGGGCATCCCGCTCGGTGACTCGACCGAACACGACGGCCGTCGGGACAATGATCTGGCTCTCCAGCGAGCTGATGTTCTTCGCAGGCCTCTTCGCGATGTACTTCACGATCCGCGCAGTGGCCCCCGATCTGTGGGAGAGCCGCACCGAGGCGCTGAACGTGCCCTTCGCGACGGTCAACACCTTGATCCTGGTGATCTCCTCGGTCTGGTGCCAGCTCGGCGTGTTCAAGGCGGAGGCCGGTCAGCCGGCACGCACCGGCAAGCTCCTGCAGGTCGGCAAATGGGGCATGCGCGAGTGGTACGCCCTCACCTACATCTTCGGCGCCATCTTCGTGTCGGGTCAGGTGCTGGAGTACTCCGAGATGCACGCCCACGGCATCTCGATGAACTCCGACGCCTACGGCTCGGTCTTCTACATGACCACCGGCTTCCACGGCCTGCACGTCACCGCCGGCCTCGTGGCATTCCTGCTGATCATCGGCCGCACCTTCACCACGCGCCGTTACACCCACACCCAGGCCACGGGCGCGATCGTCACCTCCTACTACTGGCACTTCGTCGACGTCGTGTGGATCGCCCTGTTCGCGACGATCTACCTGCTGAAGTGACCCCCACTCTTTCCGCCCGCATCGACGACAGGACAAATTCGTGAGTTCCATCGCCGCCCGTCGCCGGCATCCCGCAGCTCTCCTGGTCGTGCTCCTGCTCGGCTTGGTGATGGTCGGCGGGTTGTACGCCGTGTTCGCGCCCAAGAGCGCGGACGCGTCTGCGGCCTCCGCGGGGGCTGTTGCCTCCGAGGACAAGGTCAGCCAGGGCAAGCAGCTCTTCCTCGCCAACTGCGCCAGCTGCCACGGCAGCGCTGCCGCCGGTGGCCCCAACGGTCCGTCGCTGGTCGGTGTTGGTGCCGCAGCTGTCGACTTCCAGGTTGGTACCGGCCGTATGCCGATGCAGCAGCCGGGCGTGCAGGCCGGCCGCAACATGCCGCAGATGGACCCCAAGCAGACCGCAGCGCTGGCCGCCTACGTGGCCTCGCTGGGTGATGGCCCGGGCGTCCCGAGCAAGCAGTACACCGAAGGCGGCGGCAACGTCGCCAAGGGCGGCGAGCTGTTCCGGGTCAACTGCGCGATGTGCCACAACTTCGCCGGCTCCGGCGGTGCGCTGACCCGCGGCAAGTACGCCCCGTCGCTGATGAACGTCAGCGGTAAGCACATGTACGAGGCCATGGTCACCGGACCGCAGTCGATGCCGGTCTTCAACGACTCCAACCTCTCCCCGCAGGACAAGCAGGACATCATCTCGTTCCTGAAGTACCTCGAGTCCGAGCCGGCCCAGGGCGGCCACAACATGGGCAGCCTCGGCCCGGTGGCTGACGGTCTGTTCGCCTGGACGATCTTCATCGGCCTGCTCATCGGCGCTGCCGTCTGGCTGGGTAAGAAGGCCGCCTGATGTCCGATCTCACTCCCGACAAGGAAGCCTCAGTGACCCACGACGTCCAACCGGGCGCTACCGGCACCGATGTGGTTTCGCACGATCACGGCAACCTGCCCGATTCGTTCGACAACCCCGGCCTGCCGCCGCACATCCACCGGCACGGTGACACCGACGAGAAGGCCGCCAAGAGGTCCGAGACCCAGGTC
It encodes the following:
- a CDS encoding Lrp/AsnC family transcriptional regulator: MISAIVLISADVHRIPEVAAAIAEIEGISEVYSVTGDVDLIAVAKVARHEDFADVIADRLNKVEGVIDSRTHIAFRTYSKDDLGAAFALGLE
- the trpD gene encoding anthranilate phosphoribosyltransferase — its product is MSVQLTWSDVLTTLIQGTDLTLEQSSWAMDEIMSGNATPSQLAGFLVALRSKGETVAELRGLADSMVEHAVPIVVDGETLDIVGTGGDRAHTVNISSMASIVCAGAGAKIVKHGNRASSSSTGSADVMGALGVRLDLTPAQVVQVAQDAGITFCFAQTFHPSMRHAAATRREMGIATAFNVLGPMTNPANPRYRAVGVADARVAPLVAGVFAERGQAAAVFRGDDGLDELTLSTASTVWWVHDGEVTQHTVDPVELGLDRAPLESLRGGDSEYNAGVVRELLAGATGPVRDAVLLNAGIALAVMAAGSGGTFGESDDLNAALRRGIESARVSIDSGAAAAALDRWVAATQQA
- a CDS encoding heme-copper oxidase subunit III; amino-acid sequence: MATATTAPSSTPGASRSVTRPNTTAVGTMIWLSSELMFFAGLFAMYFTIRAVAPDLWESRTEALNVPFATVNTLILVISSVWCQLGVFKAEAGQPARTGKLLQVGKWGMREWYALTYIFGAIFVSGQVLEYSEMHAHGISMNSDAYGSVFYMTTGFHGLHVTAGLVAFLLIIGRTFTTRRYTHTQATGAIVTSYYWHFVDVVWIALFATIYLLK
- a CDS encoding c-type cytochrome, giving the protein MSSIAARRRHPAALLVVLLLGLVMVGGLYAVFAPKSADASAASAGAVASEDKVSQGKQLFLANCASCHGSAAAGGPNGPSLVGVGAAAVDFQVGTGRMPMQQPGVQAGRNMPQMDPKQTAALAAYVASLGDGPGVPSKQYTEGGGNVAKGGELFRVNCAMCHNFAGSGGALTRGKYAPSLMNVSGKHMYEAMVTGPQSMPVFNDSNLSPQDKQDIISFLKYLESEPAQGGHNMGSLGPVADGLFAWTIFIGLLIGAAVWLGKKAA